From Argopecten irradians isolate NY chromosome 2, Ai_NY, whole genome shotgun sequence, the proteins below share one genomic window:
- the LOC138315745 gene encoding ubiquitin-conjugating enzyme E2 C-like — protein sequence MATQNTDPMAAPTSNRNKDSTEKMSSAKDNHSVSKRLQQELMTLLTSNNPGISAFPDGDNLFKWIATLDGATGTVYEGLRYKLILEFPSSYPYQAPTVKFDSPCYHPNVDHHGNICLDILKEKWSALYDVRTILLSLQSLLGEPNIDSPLNIHAADLWKNQTAYKKHLHEKYDKDVRCKSS from the exons ATGGCAACTCAAAATACTGATCCTATGGCTGCACCCACTTCCAACAGAAATAAGGATAGCACAGAGAAAATGAGTTCAGCTAAAGATAATCATTCCGTCAGCAAAAG aTTGCAACAGGAACTGATGACACTTTTG ACCTCCAATAACCCTGGGATATCAGCATTTCCTGATGGTGAcaatttgttcaaatggatTGCCACATTAGATGGAGCAACAGGAACG GTGTACGAGGGGCTTCGTTACAAGCTTATCCTTGAGTTCCCAAGCAGCTACCCCTACCAAGCTCCAACAGTGAAGTTTGATTCCCCTTGTTACCATCCCAATGTGGatcaccatggaaacatttGTCTAGACATCTTAAAGGAGAAGTGGTCAGCCTTATATGACGTCCGAACCATCCTACTCTCACTTCAAAGTCTTTTGGGAG AGCCCAACATTGACAGTCCACTCAACATACATGCTGCAGATCTATGGAAAAACCAGACAGCTTACAAAAAACATCTCCATGAAAAGTATGACAAAGATGTCCGCTGCAAATCATCGTAA
- the LOC138315746 gene encoding uncharacterized protein, with translation MSDMFTCSVCSGVSYTILDFLNHKAQHAAPGAGIHCEFCQISYTRYITLKEHYRIKHKIVFSDDNSPNVSMARSRQYKRRKKSNSTSEQLKAVTENDEQDTQVDNGFVVMEKKSKFDDIVNSMGNTSEQITDLQHITEKESGLETMQTSQGLESSTVIMMTSDNGNMLHSKALDTHPISHLLESSTDANFNSSALTCDMPSSGAEIGEARLGQGENNPHEEFLFMGQNSVHVVMERSNHDSIMTNGICSLMTTSDMQDKNSGLSQGYEDFNITSENVQSSYGLQHHGDLCGLRSMEDDSSVHVIVEKNDSLPNHTLVGNGELMNLCGGDSNGNLISEQLEQTELITDPPLLDKATTDDFHFILLTDFVEGNSITYGKQAFKCLHCDYQSSWKSGLCRHMREEHSDTLSLHQAIQIKAAHTDSNRTVMKMSEYTAMQLTWKNKSAHPRSRGVEKQDLPGNFACPKCDKVFNRLRYLRKHQIVHRTDQKFLCDECGKAFKTRAYLNQHRKVHKKEAYSCNQCDFKSSINTVIHEHRQIHNKGCVLCDICGTAYFDKSTLAKHKSVHDMSRPFPCTYPGCTWRFRNEVMCRAHVRNHTTKGKFKCTVCGYVFRHKHHLQRHEEKMHGIAIPKTWSKKNAQEEKKLDIVEEITDTVNLIVDPDISSDHLNLQNALQTNQLVIATDSDGNTINYEVADIAMNVAYQTLLAGTDGQSVDTILIPHQANDCSHIVLQQETESITETVQ, from the exons ATGTCAGATATGTTTACCTGCAGTGTTTGTAGTGGAGTTAGCTATACAATATTAGATTTCCTCAATCACAAAGCTCAAC ATGCAGCCCCTGGTGCTGGAATACATTGTGAGTTCTGTCAGATATCCTACACCAGATATATCACATTAAAGGAACACTACCGCATCAAACATAAGATAGTGTTCTCCGACGACAACAGTCCAAATGTATCTATGGCTAGAAGTCGACAGTACAAACGAAGAAAAAAGTCAAACAGCACCAGTGAACAACTCAAAGCTGTAACAGAAAATGATGAGCAAGACACACAAGTTGATAACGGGTTCGTTGTCATGGAAAAGAAGTCAAAATTTGACGACATTGTTAATAGCATGGGAAACACTTCAGAGCAAATCACTGACTTACAGCATATTACCGAAAAGGAATCTGGTCTTGAAACGATGCAGACCAGTCAGGGTCTGGAGTCTTCAACGGTAATCATGATGACAAGTGATAATGGCAATATGCTCCATAGTAAAGCTTTAGACACGCACCCAATCTCACATCTCTTAGAATCAAGCACAGATGCAAATTTCAACTCATCGGCTCTGACTTGTGACATGCCATCGTCCGGGGCAGAAATAGGGGAGGCTCGGTTGGGACAGGGAGAAAATAATCCCCATGAGGAGTTCTTATTTATGGGTCAAAATTCAGTGCATGTGGTAATGGAGCGTAGCAACCATGACAGCATAATGACCAATGGAATTTGCTCTCTTATGACAACATCGGACATGCAAGATAAAAACTCTGGTCTGTCTCAAGGTTACGAAGATTTTAACATTACCTCAGAAAATGTTCAGTCATCCTATGGTTTACAGCATCATGGAGATCTGTGTGGACTAAGATCAATGGAAGACGACTCATCTGTCCATGTCattgttgagaaaaatgacTCGCTACCCAATCATACATTAGTAGGTAATGGCGAGTTGATGAATCTATGTGGTGGCGACAGTAACGGAAATCTGATCTCAGAACAGCTCGAACAAACAGAACTGATAACAGACCCTCCTTTACTGGATAAGGCTACAACAGACGATTTTCACTTCATATTGTTAACTGATTTTGTGGAGGGGAACTCCATTACTTATGGCAAGCAGGCATTCAAGTGTCTTCATTGTGATTACCAGAGTAGCTGGAAAAGTGGTTTGTGTCGTCACATGCGAGAGGAACATTCTGACACACTGTCTCTTCATCAGGCCATTCAAATTAAAGCAGCACATACTGACAGCAATAGAACCGTTATGAAAATGTCAGAATATACAGCCATGCAGCTAACATGGAAAAACAAATCTGCTCATCCACGGTCTCGTGGTGTCGAAAAACAGGACCTTCCAGGAAACTTTGCCTGCCCTAAGTGTGACAAAGTGTTCAATAGACTGCGGTATTTGAGAAAACATCAAATTGTTCACCGCACTGATCAAAAGTTTCTGTGTGACGAGTGTGGAAAAGCTTTCAAAACAAGAGCCTACTTAAATCAGCACAGGAAAGTTCATAAAAAAGAAGCGTACAGTTGTAACCAGTGTGACTTTAAATCGTCCATCAATACTGTGATCCACGAACACAGACAGATCCATAACAAAGGCTGTGTGCTGTGTGATATCTGTGGTACAGCTTACTTTGACAAATCTACATTAGCCAAACACAAATCTGTCCATGATATGAGTCGTCCATTCCCCTGTACTTATCCTGGTTGTACCTGGCGTTTCAGAAACGAGGTGATGTGTCGCGCACATGTTAGAAACCACACGACTAAAGGTAAATTTAAATGTACAGTGTGTGGTTACGTCTTCAGACACAAACATCACCTTCAAAGGCACGAGGAAAAAATGCATGGAATAGCGATTCCGAAAACATGGTCGAAGAAAAATGCTCAAGAGGAAAAGAAACTAGACATTGTTGAAGAAATCACTGATACTGTCAATCTTATTGTTGACCCAGACATTAGTTCTGATCATCTGAATCTCCAAAACGCTTTACAAACCAACCAGCTGGTGATTGCTACAGATAGTGATGGCAACACAATCAATTATGAAGTGGCGGACATCGCAATGAATGTGGCATATCAGACATTATTGGCGGGTACAGACGGTCAGTCAGTCGACACCATCCTCATACCACACCAGGCCAATGACTGTAGCCATATAGTGTTACAGCAGGAGACTGAATCTATTACAGAAACAGTGCAATAA